The following coding sequences lie in one Glycine max cultivar Williams 82 chromosome 19, Glycine_max_v4.0, whole genome shotgun sequence genomic window:
- the LOC100792149 gene encoding mogroside IE synthase — MEKKSITSRAHCLVLAFPGQGHINPMLQFSKLLERQGVRITLVTTRFYSKNLQNVPPSIALETISDGFDEVGPQEAGSPKAYIDRLCQVGSETFHELLEKLGKSRNHVDCVIYDSFFPWALDVTKRFGILGASYLTQNMTVNNIYYHVHLGTLQAPLKEHEISLPKLPKLQHEDMPSFFFTYEEDPSMLDFFVVQFSNIDKADWILCNTYYELDKEIVDWIMEIWPKFRSIGPNIPSLFLDKRYENDQDYGVTEFKRDECIEWLDDKPKGSVVYVSFGSIATFGDEQMEELACCLKESLGYFLWVVRASEETKLPKGFEKKTKKGLVVTWCSQLKVLAHEAIGCFVTHCGWNSTLETLCLGVPIIAIPFWSDQSTNAKLMADVWKIGIRAPIDDNKVVRREALKHCIREIMENEKGKEMKSNAIRWKTLAVKAVSDDGSSHKNILEFTNNLFHP; from the exons ATGGAGAAGAAAAGCATAACAAGCAGAGCACATTGTTTAGTGCTAGCATTTCCAGGTCAAGGCCATATCAATCCCATGCTTCAATTCTCCAAGCTATTGGAGCGTCAAGGGGTGAGAATAACACTTGTTACTACTCGTTTCTATTCCAAGAATTTGCAAAACGTGCCTCCTTCCATTGCTCTTGAAACCATTTCTGATGGGTTTGATGAAGTTGGGCCCCAAGAGGCTGGGAGCCCCAAGGCCTATATAGATCGCTTGTGCCAAGTTGGATCAGAAACCTTTCATGAGCTTCTTGAGAAACTTGGCAAATCAAGAAACCATGTTGATTGTGTTATTTATGATTCATTCTTCCCTTGGGCACTAGATGTTACCAAGAGATTTGGGATACTTGGAGCTTCTTATCTCACTCAAAATATGACCGTCAATAATATATACTATCATGTTCACTTGGGAACGTTGCAAGCTCCACTCAAAGAGCATGAGATTTCCCTTCCCAAGTTGCCTAAACTTCAACACGAGGACatgccttcttttttcttcacatATGAAGAAGATCCATCTATGCTTGATTTTTTTGTGGTTCAGTTCTCCAATATCGACAAAGCTGATTGGATCCTATGCAATACATACTATGAGCTGGACAAAGAG ATTGTAGATTGGATCATGGAGATTTGGCCAAAATTTAGGTCCATAGGACCAAACATACCATCTTTATTCTTAGATAAGCGATATGAAAATGACCAAGATTATGGGGTCACAGAATTCAAGAGGGATGAATGCATCGAATGGCTAGATGATAAGCCAAAAGGGTCTGTTGTTTATGTATCGTTCGGGAGTATAGCTACCTTTGGTGACGAGCAAATGGAAGAGCTAGCTTGTTGTTTGAAAGAGTCCTTGGGCTACTTTTTGTGGGTGGTTAGAGCCTCTGAAGAGACTAAACTTCctaaaggttttgagaaaaaaacaaagaaaggctTGGTAGTGACATGGTGCTCCCAACTAAAAGTTCTTGCTCATGAGGCTATAGGATGCTTTGTGACACATTGTGGTTGGAATTCCACTTTAGAAACTTTATGCTTAGGAGTCCCGATAATTGCAATACCATTTTGGTCAGATCAAAGCACAAATGCAAAGCTTATGGCGGATGTTTGGAAGATCGGAATTAGAGCTCCTATTGACGACAACAAGGTTGTGCGTCGAGAAGCACTAAAGCACTGCATAAGGGAAATAATGGAGAATGAAAAAGGCAAAGAGATGAAAAGTAATGCCATTCGATGGAAGACCTTGGCTGTAAAAGCTGTTAGTGATGATGGTAGTTCTCATAAAAATATTCTAGAATTTACAAATAACTTGTTTCATCCATAA